From bacterium, the proteins below share one genomic window:
- a CDS encoding AAA family ATPase, translated as MPRKMREKSRDKSHETSRAKQQKLDLSPETTPWSLVDRVLASAHARTLYLWGPPGVGKSFVATREGLAGRSVAAITLTPETPSAEIRGGWMPKGSGFEWRDGPVVTAMREGGRVVLNEVSYASSDVLAFLHPVLESPETARLTLPSGESVVPAPGFQVVGTDNCSLDQLPEALQDRFRSVLKVEGPHPDALARLRPELREAALRTYDLEPERAISIRGWLAVQDFESELGAEQACQVVFGRERGEQVYKALRLAAA; from the coding sequence ATGCCCAGGAAGATGCGAGAGAAGTCCCGAGACAAGAGCCACGAAACGTCCCGAGCGAAGCAGCAGAAGCTCGACCTGTCCCCCGAAACCACGCCCTGGTCCCTCGTCGATCGCGTCCTCGCGAGCGCGCACGCGCGGACGCTCTATCTCTGGGGGCCGCCCGGCGTCGGCAAGTCGTTCGTGGCGACCCGCGAGGGGCTGGCCGGTCGCTCCGTCGCGGCGATCACCTTGACCCCTGAAACGCCCAGCGCGGAAATCCGCGGAGGGTGGATGCCGAAGGGGTCGGGATTCGAGTGGCGCGACGGCCCGGTGGTCACGGCCATGCGCGAGGGCGGCCGCGTCGTCCTGAACGAAGTCTCCTACGCCTCGTCGGACGTGCTCGCGTTCCTGCACCCGGTCCTCGAGTCGCCCGAGACGGCCCGGCTCACGCTCCCGAGCGGGGAGTCGGTCGTCCCCGCGCCGGGCTTCCAGGTCGTCGGGACCGACAACTGCTCGCTCGATCAGCTCCCGGAGGCCCTCCAGGATCGCTTCCGCAGCGTGCTCAAGGTCGAGGGGCCCCACCCCGACGCGCTCGCGCGCCTCCGGCCCGAGCTGCGGGAAGCCGCGCTCCGGACCTACGACCTCGAGCCCGAACGCGCGATCAGCATCCGTGGCTGGCTGGCGGTCCAGGACTTCGAGTCGGAGCTCGGCGCCGAGCAGGCCTGTCAGGTCGTGTTCGGTCGCGAGCGCGGTGAGCAGGTCTACAAGGCGCTGCGTCTGGCGGCCGCGTAG
- a CDS encoding ester cyclase produces the protein MTSPIEVVKRVVECDNARDAAGYRAILHDDYLSYVHGKEQNRGADVEVAALESWWKAASDVHLEILEIGETDGLVTLRYTLTGTNDGDLFGMPASGNRFHVENCTLLRVVDGKVKETFRYSDTMGLMTQLGAMPARD, from the coding sequence ATGACGAGTCCGATCGAGGTGGTGAAGCGGGTGGTCGAGTGTGACAACGCCCGGGACGCGGCGGGCTACCGCGCGATCCTGCACGACGACTACCTGTCCTACGTCCACGGCAAGGAGCAGAACCGCGGGGCCGACGTCGAGGTCGCGGCCCTCGAGTCCTGGTGGAAGGCGGCGAGCGACGTCCACCTGGAGATCCTCGAGATCGGCGAGACCGACGGACTCGTGACACTCCGCTACACCCTGACCGGGACGAACGACGGCGACCTCTTCGGGATGCCGGCGAGTGGGAACCGTTTCCACGTCGAGAACTGCACGCTCCTGCGCGTGGTCGACGGCAAGGTGAAGGAGACCTTCCGCTACTCCGACACGATGGGGCTGATGACGCAACTCGGCGCCATGCCCGCTCGGGATTGA